Genomic DNA from Lactuca sativa cultivar Salinas chromosome 8, Lsat_Salinas_v11, whole genome shotgun sequence:
AATTTAACCGCTTTAATATGCGTATGCATGCTTTCTTTATATAGGTTTGATGCCGAACTACATTTGGTTCATAGCAGCGAAAAGGAAGAACTGGCAGTTATGGCCAGCCTTTACACCATTGGACAACCTGATCCCCTAATTCAAAGCGTatttaactctctctctctctctctctctctctctctctctctatatatatatatatatatatatatatatatatatatatatatatatatatatatatatatatatatatatatatatatatatatatatatatatatatatatatatatatatatatatatatatatatatatatatatatgcttttctAGCTGAAATCTAACTATCTAAGTATAAAGACAAATATATGATAAACGTATGGTTTAATTAATCGATGCAGCTGGCAGACAAGATGAAGGGGCTTACTGATACCAAAGGGATTGATGTAGGGACAATAAGTGCAAGTAATATAAAGTGTGGGGGCACAAAGTATTTCAGATATATCGGTTCGCTTACAACTCCTCCATGTACGGAGGGTGTCACTTGGACAATCGCAGAAAAGGCGAAAACAATTTCACAAGACCAAATCCAAATGATTAAAGAAGATCTCGAACGTGTAAGTCTTGCTTTCCATTTTGCATTTGACTTAAATATATCTAAAACATGCATGCACATATCGCCAATTTGTATATGTGCAAATAGGTAATGCATGTGATATATTAATTGGGTCATTATAAATAAAAGTTTAGATTTAACTGTTTTTAAGCTTGATTAAGATGTTCTTTTGGGGCTAATCACTAAAAACCAAAAGCAGAAGCAGGTTCCATAGGTCATAGTCTTGAACAATATATATCACTAATAATCACACTATATTATAGACGATGTATTTTTTCTTTCATCATATTAATTTGAAattctcatttatttatttttttaccagattca
This window encodes:
- the LOC111920136 gene encoding alpha carbonic anhydrase 4, coding for MLPSSLYIVIVSSFLIFQIEWQGDAGGISINGVNYNLVHSHWHFPSEHTIDGKRFDAELHLVHSSEKEELAVMASLYTIGQPDPLIQSLADKMKGLTDTKGIDVGTISASNIKCGGTKYFRYIGSLTTPPCTEGVTWTIAEKAKTISQDQIQMIKEDLEREFQENSRPIQLSGERSILQFDLPSEQ